From Miscanthus floridulus cultivar M001 chromosome 15, ASM1932011v1, whole genome shotgun sequence, the proteins below share one genomic window:
- the LOC136509040 gene encoding kinesin-like protein KIN-12F isoform X1, with product MVRDHAALRRTPAKASASEAGNNDENAAGDAPYVAAVAATDPGRPPLLAIQVQPPASGLKRKPESPAPTPSKLPFRTPEKAAGRSRFGWVPPRADEAPPRAGVGATPHSAMTTPRAHRGKAVAAPAASEGGSTHSTPTKSVAKPAHSIGMSGSRPPMSGGGPRGAGFTMAGRGTPMSLGPPTVVNSAEVSHFELREDPSFWMDNNVQVVIRVRPLNNNEKNLHSYYRCLKQESAQTITWIGHPETRFTFDHVACEAVDQEVLFRVAGLPMVENCMAGYNSCVFAYGQTGSGKTYTMLGEISDLEVRPSPDRGMTPRIFEFLFARIKAEEESRRDEKLKYSCKCSFLEIYNEQITDLLDPSATNLPLREDIRNGVYVENLTEWEVGCVSDIIKLLMQGSANRRVAATNMNRESSRSHSVFTCIIESRWEKDSASSLRFARLNLVDLAGSERQRTSGAEGERLKESVNINKSLSTLGLVIMSLVDLAHGKQRHIPYRDSRLTFLLQDSLGGNSKTMIIANVSPSVCSANETLSTLKFAQRARLIQNNAVVNEDASGDVLALQHQILLLKEELAVHKRQHVTRSLSFSADVCQGDIDDGSENMSVDDKNDNDAHNGHFLKEMQFSNKQVRSLKEALAGALRRESTAENTIRELELQIEQLNELVKQREDDTRSAKMMLKFRDEKILRTDALVNNKLQAESYLLQENKTLSQEVELLRARMDKNPEVTRFALENIRLSSQLKKSQQFFDEGERELLLNEISELRNQVSQILEERIETEQQNIFSDKTKDRQQHCTGLAPGSDAEILHMQLKRTSQELETCRRDLQVSLESNRALTREIADLVEEKTARAEVEEKSAGLGDKLQEANIHILQSCKHCEAMERELNESRSVIEALESEQIMLINEIDELKKKRCVEISSLNNELDLNLRQDYLTKEEPRARFLECFDKEDSPLQRKIKRMQASLEKARKLNTRYQIDQASHCFAEKEMDEVRRQVETETAKVIECLEQDLVSLQQQLNASNKNDLLAKQRINELHLEIKQLNDKLLEVLKENEILSSVIKEKEKEIEVLTNDWNRLAGDIGSCLVDGNIALDEASDQAAFISKSLSQRKWIKKQVQKMCSGISERDELLEELQNRLKEADNIRCDLDLKLRSLRGAMQAVNEEHQQEKCDQEKEIYLLRSQISEQGLVNDHQLEEIHRINLLLDESIETSVQKEVLVQNYVSLQKAMGEEIHRLESQLDQSKVHFAHLLSQTQDKEQSIGKLKNEEFNVLLRLMSEVLKANGIVRELRIGFNTLQSSLSMSPEEITCQNSDLNLEDRVDLRINEASQSVERQNVEVLCQLSKEMELAVLGMQIMQSQMAKLLQEKENVKEFHLESQKRIKDLSSEVLILNSQIIKKERSYEGKLKDLNTKIQEQDASFISWNEEKEALEIEVSEAKLVVAQKSFESATLIAKFEEAKATISDADSTVKALVEANEKAKLEAEKYQERETLFIAEREGMLSEINSLKRLLDMKEQSYKLMEKKFQSGLLEANELALELEDGIRFLQNLLVQKLEFVSSDVEWMKERIQQFAELTRKWLEENWLEIIGKDCAISVLHLCHMGILLERITGLNAENGFLQRGLCESNSLITKLREHNDKAKNELEMCSVLKGKLLLDINHSFSRIAKKEQEATELNSRLDSFENKILHLQAQEEAMVARSNSMHSELSILIEEIDATNRSALEAESKEKEELRHQLDEALLLSKMLKDKMLVELNLLQTDNYIPLNNIQGCNEFELCNSLADYRSDLVMTSIMAKDIESTVLAWELKQHKLQLQEQRVMFTDVLEELMAEATLWKVDLHLENIAICTLHEENNEARVDLENLKQNGEESMKILHAMNEENTTLKYSIASLESRITSFQTNLDAKNKALMELECSHATICRELELKTDAMNCISTRENYFSSENATLKQEIRNILCKDQRMVELMANIEADKLFVTIEGRLQLVTDHVHNYISEQINMVSKLSNELDIIEVSAQELRTQNSLLESELIRKEELTKGLSFDLSLLQESASVAKDQAAEITELRKVIKSLEQELACKSLELDDVVSDRQQFEARILKCNETVGALEEELGKKLDELNMVSMENAELKSQLQYIEEISCTMEELADKREVIGRLEEKLIELRTLIDERDAYLQSLQNDFSKLSDEKASCDTELLILKEKLEMAQALAEESEAIATESRQIAEEHKAYAEGKDEEVKVLERSIEVLENTVCTLESEVDIVKEEAERQRMQREELEVELQKVRQQMLAVPPSGKARRYMEDGVVDLADSSRHPADMHNELLCAQETVRILGKEVSEKEAEIAQCKEHISEINIHAEAAAQEYKRKLMELEVMAQQVKTDNSSAHACSGRQEKINSKPRGSGSPFKCIGIGFVQQMNSEKDEELSAAKQHIVELEGIAASRQREIFMLNAKLATTESMTHDVIRDMLGVKMNMTTWAALADNQQKLETKESITSQAQESKESNEMMKLKKQLDELIEERQSWLDEINQKQSELGTARITIEKLRQREQFMVAEIELSKAENLNYKTIILNLEAERKNLTRQQNLQLRINHHVKTKEENILLKRQNEELSAKLKQLGVILTRTKEELACYRVSDGKDPHEQIEEEELLRKKLYSDCEQESEQDRNQLAENLSSLCSSILKVAGATNSETGASLLKASECLNQLQCRIASLEGEVEDLKLKCKLLREKARLSELRSNSSSLSTGAKDSLTSPSISSFR from the exons ATGGTGAGGGATCACGCCGCGCTCCGCCGAACTCCGGCGAAGGCTTCCGCCTCGGAAGCTGGCAACAACGACGAGAACGCCGCGGGCGACGCTCCATATGTCGCGGCCGTCGCCGCCACGGACCCCGGCCGCCCTCCGCTGCTCGCCATCCAGGTCCAGCCGCCGGCGTCTGGCCTGAAGCGGAAGCCCGAGTCGCCGGCGCCGACTCCCTCCAAGCTCCCGTTCCGGACCCCCGAGAAGGCCGCCGGGCGGAGCCGGTTCGGCTGGGTCCCGCCCCGCGCCGACGAGGCCCCACCGCGGGCAGGCGTGGGGGCGACCCCGCACAGCGCGATGACCACGCCCCGTGCGCATCGCGGcaaggcggtggcggcgccggcggcctcCGAGGGCGGGTCCACGCACAGCACGCCCACCAAGAGCGTCGCCAAGCCGGCGCACAGCATTGGGATGAGCGGGTCGAGGCCGCCCATGAGCGGTGGCGGGCCCAGGGGGGCAGGGTTTACCATGGCGGGGAGGGGGACGCCGATGTCACTTGGGCCGCCCACGGTGGTGAATTCCGCGGAGGTGTCTCATTTCGAGCTCCGAGAGGACCCCTCCTTCTGGATGGACAACAATGTGCAG GTTGTCATTCGTGTGCGCCCGCTAAATAATAATGAGAAGAACCTGCACAGTTATTATCGATGCTTGAAACAAGAAAGTGCGCAGACTATCACTTGGATTGGGCATCCCGAAACTCGTTTTACATTTGACCATGTTGCTTGTGAAGCAGTGGATCAG GAGGTGCTCTTCAGAGTTGCTGGTTTGCCAATGGTTGAGAACTGTATGGCTGGATACAACAGCTGTGTGTTTGCTTACGGACAG ACTGGAAGCGGAaaaacatatacaatgcttggtgAAATAAGTGATCTGGAAGTGAGGCCTAGTCCAGACCGAGGGATGACACCACGCATATTTGAGTTCTTATTTGCCAGAATTAAAGCG GAAGAAGAGAGCAGGAGAGATGAGAAACTCAAATACAGTTGCAAGTGTTCTTTCCTGGAGATATATAATGAACAAATTACAGATCTTCTTGATCCTTCTGCCACAAATCTCCCA CTCCGAGAAGATATAAGGAATGGAGTGTACGTCGAAAATTTGACTGAATGGGAAGTTGGCTGTGTCAGTGACATAATAAAACTCCTGATGCAG GGTTCTGCCAACAGAAGAGTGGCTGCTACAAATATGAACCGTGAGAGTAGCCGCTCCCACAGTGTTTTCACCTGTATCATTGAGAGTAGGTGGGAGAAGGATTCAGCATCTAGCTTAAGGTTTGCAAGACTAAATCTTGTTGATCTTGCTGGGTCTGAAAG GCAGAGGACATCTGGAGCAGAAGGTGAGCGGCTGAAGGAATCTGTTAATATTAACAAATCGTTATCAACACTTGG TCTTGTGATAATGAGTTTAGTTGATCTAGCGCATGGCAAACAAAGACACATTCCATATAGGGACTCAAGATTGACATTTCTTCTCCAA GATTCACTTGGAGGGAACTCGAAAACTATGATCATTGCAAATGTCAGCCCTTCAGTATG TTCTGCTAATGAAACACTCAGTACCCTGAAATTTGCTCAGCGTGCAAGGCTCATTCAGAACAAT GCGGTTGTTAATGAAGACGCTTCAGGAGATGTGTTAGCTTTGCAACATCAGATACTTCTCCTAAAG GAGGAGCTTGCTGTCCACAAGCGTCAACATGTCACTAGATCTTTATCCTTCTCTGCTGATGTTTGTCAAGGTGATATTGATGATGGTAGTGAAAACATGAGTGTGGATGATAAAAATGACAATGATGCCCACAACGGACACTTTTTGAAAGAGATGCAATTTTCAAATAAGCAG GTGAGGTCACTGAAAGAAGCATTAGCCGGAGCATTGCGGAGAGAATCAACTGCAGAAAATACTataagggaacttgaacttcaaaTTGAGCAGTTGAATGAATTG GTTAAACAAAGAGAGGATGACACAAGATCGGCTAAGATGATGCTTAAGTTTCGAGATGAGAAGATTCTTAGAACGGATGCTCTTGTGAACAACAAATTGCAAGCAGAATCATATCTACTGCAAGAAAACAAAACCTTGTCACAAGAAGTTGAACTTCTTAGGGCAAGAATGGATAAAAATCCAGAAGTAACTCGTTTTGCACTAGAGAATATTCGTCTCTCAAGCCAACTGAAGAA GTCCCAGCAGTTCTTCGACGAAGGGGAGAGGGAGCTTCTATTGAATGAAATTTCTGAGCTTCGAAATCAG GTTTCACAAATACTTGAAGAGAGGATAGAAACTGAGCAACAAAATATCTTTTCTGACAAAACCAAG GACAGACAACAGCATTGCACTGGTCTAGCTCCAGGAAGTGATGCTGAAATTTTGCATATGCAG CTGAAAAGGACCAGCCAAGAACTAGAAACATGTAGACGCGACTTGCAAGTTTCCTTAGAATCAAACAGAGCACTAACAAG GGAAATAGCTGACCTTGTGGAAGAGAAAACAGCCCGTGCAGAAGTTGAGGAAAAATCAGCTGGTTTAGGTGATAAACTGCAAGAAGCAAATATACATATCCTCCAATCGTGTAAGCATTGTGAGGCCATGGAAAGGGAATTGAATGAGTCAAGATCTGTTATTGAAGCTCTTGAATCAGAGCAGATTATGTTGATAAATGAAATAGATGAACTTAAGAAGAAGAGATGTGTCGAAATCTCAAGTTTGAACAATGAACTTGACCTCAACCTTAGACAGGATTACTTGACTAAAGAGGAGCCCAGAGCAAGATTTCTTGAGTGTTTTGATAAAGAAGATTCACCTTTGCAGAGAAAGATTAAGAGAATGCAAGCTTCACTTGAGAAGGCACGGAAATTAAATACAAGGTACCAAATAGATCAGGCATCACACTGTTTTGCTGAAAAAGAAATGGATGAAGTTCGTAGACAGGTGGAGACTGAAACAGCTAAGGTGATTGAATGCTTAGAACAAGATCTGGTATCACTCCAACAGCAACTAAATGCAAGCAACAAAAATGACTTGTTAGCCAAACAAAGAATAAATGAACTTCACCTAGAAATAAAGCAGTTGAATGATAAGTTACTTGAGGTGTTGAAAGAGAACGAAATACTTTCTTCTGTgatcaaggaaaaagaaaaggaaattgaAGTATTGACCAATGACTGGAACAGATTAGCTGGTGACATTGGAAGCTGTCTTGTGGATGGAAATATAGCTTTAGATGAAGCCTCTGATCAGGCTGCCTTTATTTCCAAATCTTTATCTCAAAGAAAATGGATCAAGAAACAAGTTCAGAAGATGTGTAGTGGTATATCTGAAAGAGATGAGCTACTTGAAGAGCTTCAGAACAGGTTGAAAGAGGCAGATAATATAAGATGTGACTTAGACTTGAAGTTAAGGTCCTTAAGAGGAGCAATGCAGGCTGTAAATGAAGAGCATCAGCAGGAAAAAtgtgatcaagaaaaagaaataTATCTTCTAAGATCACAAATATCTGAACAAGGACTTGTGAACGATCACCAATTAGAAGAAATTCACAGAATAAACCTTTTGTTGGATGAATCAATTGAGACATCTGTGCAGAAGGAGGTTCTGGTACAGAACTATGTTTCTTTACAAAAGGCAATGGGAGAAGAGATTCATCGGCTGGAGTCACAATTAGACCAGTCAAAGGTACATTTTGCTCATTTATTGAGTCAGACTCAGGACAAGGAACAGTCTATTGGGAAGCTAAAAAATGAAGAGTTCAATGTTTTGTTAAGACTGATGTCAGAAGTTCTGAAGGCAAATGGTATTGTACGTGAGCTTCGAATTGGATTCAATACATTGCAATCAAGCCTTTCTATGAGCCCTGAAGAGATCACCTGTCAAAATTCAGACTTGAATTTGGAGGACCGG GTTGACCTTAGGATCAACGAAGCGTCCCAATCTGTGGAGCGGCAAAATGTTGAGGTTCTTTGCCAACTTAGCAAGGAAATGGAGCTTGCAGTTCTAGGAATGCAGATAATGCAGTCTCAAATGGCTAAACTTcttcaagaaaaagaaaatgtGAAAGAATTTCATTTGGAGAGTCAAAAAAGAATTAAAGATCTAAGTAGTGAGGTCCTTATATTGAATTCACAAATAATTAAAAAAGAAAGATCCTATGAAGGTAAATTGAAAGATCTGAATACAAAGATCCAAGAACAGGATGCGTCATTTATTTCGTGGAATGAAGAAAAAGAG GCACTTGAAATTGAGGTTTCTGAGGCAAAACTTGTTGTGGCCCAGAAATCTTTTGAGTCTGCAACTCTTATAGCCAAGTTTGAAGAAGCGAAAGCAACTATAAGTGATGCAGACTCTACGGTCAAGGCACTGGTTGAAGCGAACGAAAAGGCAAAACTCGAAGCAGAAAAGTATCAAGAGAGGGAAACTTTGTTTATTGCTGAAAGGGAAGGCATGTTAAGTGAAATTAATAGTCTGAAGAGGCTGCTGGATATGAAAGAACAAAGTTACAAGCTTATGGAAAAGAAATTTCAGTCAGGCTTGCTTGAAGCAAATGAGCTAGCTCTTGAGCTGGAAGATGGCATTAGATTCCTGCAGAATTTGTTAGTACAGAAGCTTGAGTTTGTTTCTTCTGATGTTGAGTGGATGAAGGAAAGGATCCAGCAGTTTGCAGAGTTGACCAGAAAATGGTTAGAGGAGAATTGGCTGGAGATAATTGGCAAAGATTGTGCTATTTCTGTGTTGCACCTCTGTCACATGGGGATTCTTTTGGAGAGAATCACTGGGTTGAATGCAGAAAATGGTTTCCTTCAGCGCGGGCTCTGTGAGTCTAATTCTTTGATAACTAAACTGCGAGAGCACAACGACAAAGCCAAGAATGAACTAGAAATGTGCAGTGTTCTCAAAGGGAAGTTATTGCTTGACATCAACCATAGTTTCAGTCGTATTGcaaagaaggaacaagaagcaaccGAGTTGAACTCAAGATTAGACTCTTTTGAGAACAAGATTCTGCATTTGCAAGCACAAGAAGAAGCAATGGTGGCACGGTCAAATTCCATGCACAGCGAGCTTTCCATTTTGATTGAAGAGATTGATGCTACAAATAGGAGTGCCTTGGAAGCTGAatccaaagaaaaagaagaactgCGCCACCAACTGGATGAAGCTTTGCTTCTCAGTAAAATGTTGAAGGATAAAATGCTTGTAGAGTTGAATCTGCTTCAAACAGATAACTACATACCTTTAAATAATATTCAAGGCTGCAACGAATTTGAGCTGTGCAATTCACTTGCAGATTATCGAAGTGATTTGGTGATGACCAGTATTATGGCAAAGGATATTGAGTCTACTGTTTTGGCTTGGGAACTGAAGCAACACAAACTACAGCTGCAAGAACAAAGAGTTATGTTTACTGATGTCCTTGAAGAATTGATGGCAGAAGCAACTTTATGGAAAGTTGACCTGCATTTGGAGAATATTGCGATCTGCACTTTACATGAGGAGAACAATGAGGCAAGGGTTGATTTGGAGAACCTGAAGCAAAACGGTGAAGAATCTATGAAAATTCTGCATGCCATGAACGAGGAAAACACAACACTTAAATATTCAATTGCCTCCTTAGAATCTAGGATCACATCCTTCCAAACAAATTTGGATGCAAAAAACAAAGCTTTGATGGAGTTGGAATGCTCTCATGCAACCATATGTAGGGAGCTGGAACTGAAAACTGATGCCATGAATTGCATAAGTACTAGAGAAAATTATTTCAGTTCTGAAAATGCAACGTTGAAGCAGGAAATTCGAAATATTTTGTGCAAGGATCAGCGCATGGTTGAATTAATGGCTAACATTGAAGCTGATAAGTTATTTGTCACCATTGAAGGCCGCTTGCAACTGGTTACTGATCATGTGCACAATTACATTTCTGAGCAAATTAACATGGTGAGCAAGTTATCCAATGAGTTAGACATCATTGAAGTATCAGCTCAGGAATTAAGAACCCAGAATTCTCTTCTCGAATCAGAATTAATCAGGAAAGAGGAATTAACAAAGGGCTTATCATTTGATCTTAGCCTGTTACAAGAGTCTGCATCTGTTGCAAAAGATCAAGCAGCTGAGATTACAGAGTTGAGAAAAGTAATAAAATCTTTGGAACAAGAGCTTGCATGTAAGTCGCTTGAACTTGATGATGTCGTTTCTGATAGGCAACAATTTGAAGCAAGAATCTTAAAGTGTAATGAAACTGTTGGTGCCCTAGAGGAGGAACTGGGAAAGAAGCTTGATGAATTAAACATGGTTTCTATGGAGAATGCTGAACTAAAATCACAGCTCCAGTATATTGAAGAGATTAGTTGCACTATGGAGGAGTTAGCTGATAAACGTGAAGTCATTGGAAGACTTGAAGAAAAGTTGATTGAACTGAGAACTTTAATTGATGAAAGGGATGCCTATCTTCAGAGCTTGCAAAATGATTTCTCCAAACTCTCAGATGAAAAGGCATCATGTGACACTGAGTTGCTTATCTTGAAAGAAAAGCTGGAGATGGCTCAGGCACTTGCAGAAGAAAGTGAAGCAATTGCTACAGAATCTCGGCAG ATAGCTGAGGAACATAAGGCATATGCTGAAGGGAAGGATGAAGAAGTAAAGGTATTGGAGAGGTCAATTGAAGTACTTGAGAATACTGTATGTACTTTAGAAAGCGAA GTGGACATTGTCAAGGAAGAAGCAGAGCGGCAAAGAATGCAGCGAGAAGAACTAGAAGTTGAGCTGCAGAAAGTTAGGCAACAAATGCTAGCTGTTCCACCCTCTGGGAAAGCAAGGAGATATATGGAAGATGGAGTGGTTGATTTAGCTGACTCATCCAG GCACCCAGCAGACATGCATAATGAGCTTCTCTGTGCTCAGGAGACTGTTAGAATACTTGGAAAGGAGGTTTCTGAGAAGGAAGCAGAG ATTGCTCAGTGCAAGGAACATATCTCAGAGATAAACATTCATGCTGAGGCAGCGGCACAAGAATACAAGCGCAAG TTGATGGAGCTGGAGGTCATGGCACAACAGGTTAAGACAGACAATTCCTCAGCACATGCTTGCTCCGGGAGACAAGAGAAGATTAACTCAAAACCTCGGGGTTCAGGTTCTCCATTTAAATGTATTGGCATCGGCTTTGTACAGCAAATGAATTCTGAGAAAGATGAAGAGCTTAGTGCTGCAAAGCAACATATTGTGGAACTTGAGGGCATTGCAGCTAGTAGACAAAGGGAG ATATTCATGTTGAACGCGAAATTAGCAACAACAGAGAGCATGACGCATGATGTGATTCGTGATATGCTTGGGGTTAAAATGAACATGACAACTTGGGCG GCTCTAGCTGACAACCagcaaaagctggagacaaaagAGTCGATTACTTCTCAAGCACAGGAAAGTAAAGAG TCCAATGAGATGATGAAGTTGAAGAAGCAGCTTGATGAATTGATTGAAGAGAGACAGAG TTGGCTTGACGAAATAAACCAGAAACAATCAGAACTAGGAACTGCCCGCATTACTATAGAGAAATTACGACAACGAGAACAGTTTATGGTAGCTGAAATAGAGTTGTCAAAG GCTGAGAATTTGAACTACAAAACCATCATTCTTAATCTTGAAGCTGAAAGGAAGAACCTTACCAGACAACAGAATCTTCAGCTTCGAATAAATCACCATGTCAAAACAAAG GAAGAGAATATCCTGCTGAAACGGCAGAATGAAGAGCTAAGTGCAAAGCTGAAACAGCTGGGGGTCATCCTTACCCGAACAAAGGAAGAGCTTGCCTGCTACAGGGTTTCAGATGGAAAAGATCCACACGAACAGATAGAAGAGGAAGAGCTTCTGAGGAAGAAATTATAT TCTGACTGTGAACAGGAGAGCGAACAAGATAGAAATCAACTGGCAGAAAATCTATCAAGTTTATGCTCCAGTATTCTAAAG GTTGCTGGAGCTACGAACTCTGAAACTGGCGCTAGTCTTCTGAAAGCATCGGAATGCTTAAATCAGCTCCAGTGCCGTATTGCTTCTTTGGAAGGCGAAGTTGAGGATCTAAAGTTAAAG TGCAAACTATTGCGTGAAAAAGCCCGTCTGTCCGAGCTCCGGAGCAACTCATCGTCTTTGAGCACAGGGGCAAAGGACAGTTTGACATCACCCAGCATTTCATCCTTCCGATGA